CGATTTTACCCGCCTGCATTACGTAGAATATTATGATTTGCAATCTGAATTAGTAGATCATTTAGCAAATGCTATTGAAGAACAATGGATTGTTAATCCCAAATTGTCCTTTGAAGAAGCTTTGCGAGTAGAGTTTAAAAAATTTGGTGTTTTCGGCTTTATGGAAGTGGTAGAAAAACGACAAGCCGCTTTGAATAAAAAATATAACAAAATGGTTTTGAGGGAACTAAAAACTTTTTTTAGTATTCCAAAAATCATGGCAACTTTTTCGGGTATAGGTCTAGTTTATTATGTAGTAAAGTCTTTTCAAGAGAGTTTTGAAATCATGTCTTGGTTGATAGGAATTTTAGTAGTTATATTTATTATAGGGCTTTTTATTTCATCACAAATGCGAAAAAAAGAAACTGCCAAAACAGGCAAAAAGTGGTTGTTAAAGGAAATAATCTTTGGGTACAGTTCAAAAGCTGGGATGATGAATATTTTGGTACAATTTGCTATAAACGGAAGTCATTCTAGTTATCCTGAATGGCTTTTAGGGCTCTTTAGCTTCTTGTTTGTGCTGTTGCTTTTAACCGAATATATAGTATTGGTTTTAATTCCGTCTAAAGCGGCAAGTTATTTACAACAAACCTATCCTGAATATGAAATGATGCAATAATTGTAACTTTTTTCTACATTTATATTCTAATTTCGAAACCTAAACCATCAACTATGTTCAAACACTTTATCAAGCTAGAATGGAAAGCTTTTTTCCGATCGGCTTCGTTCGCCACTAATTTGGCTTTAAAAATTGTAATGGGTTTTGTGGCAGCCTATTTTATGGTCATTTTTGTGGCAGCTGGAGTTGGCGTTTTCTTTTTGTTGAAAGAAGACCTCCACATGGAACCTCTGGCAACCGTCAACAAGTATCTGATTTATTATCTGTTTGGCGACTTAGTGATTCGTTATTTTTTCCAAAAAATGCCGGTTACGAATATTCGACCTCTATTGACTTTGCCCATTAAAAGAAACACGATTGTTCATTTTTCTTTAGGGAAAACCATCATTTCTTTTTTCAATGTCCTGCATGTTTTCTTCTTTTTGCCTTTTACCATTGTATTGTTCACTCATGGGTATGGCTATCAAGTTATTTTTTGGCATTTGGGAATTGCGGGATTGATTTACACTAATAATTTTGTCAATGTTTTAATCAACAACAAAGACAGTGTTTTTTATAGCTTGTTGGCGGTTGTTGTAGCTTTGGGGGCGGCCCAATATTGTCATGTTTTTGATATTACCAACTACACACAACCCTTCTTTCAAGCATTATACAGCACCAATTATTTGTTTTTATTGCCTTTGTTTTTAGCTGCGTTGACTTATTATTTTGCTTTTGATAGTTTTAAAAGAGATTTAAATCTGGATACTGGTTTGGCTAAAAAGAGTGATGAAGCTAAAACCGAAAACCTTACATGGTTGAATCAGTTTGGTACACTAGGAACCTTCCTTAAAAATGACATCAAACTTTTGAAAAGAAACAAACGCTCTAGAACTACCGTTTTTATGAGTTTTCTTTTCATTTTTTATGGATTATTATTCTTTACTAACTCGGTTGAAGCTTATAACAATCCGGCGATGCACGTGTTTGCGGGTATTTTTGTTTCGGGTGGATTTTTATTCACGTTTGGACAATTTGTACCGAGTTGGGACAGTTCGTATTATCAATTGATGATGAGTCAAAATATCAGTTACCGACAATATCTAACTTCAAAATGGTGGCTGATGGTTATTGCGACTATCATCTCTACCATTATTGCTTCCTTTTATTTGTATTTCGGATGGCAAACTTATATGCTAATTGTGGTGGGTGCTATTTATAATATTGGGGTTAACTCGCATTTGGTGTTGCTTGGTGGAGCTTTTGTTAAGACTCCGATAGATTTGACTATGGCTAATAAAGCTTTTGGCGATAAGCAAGCATTTAATGTGAAAACGATGCTGATTTCAATTCCAAAACTACTAGTTCCAATGATTTTATATGCAGCAGGGTATTATTTGTTTTCAGCTAATGTTGGATTTCTTTTGGTGGCTTTGGCCGGAGTGTTAGGCTTTGCTTTAAGAGACAAAGTGTTTTCTAAAATTGAGAAAATCTACAAGACCGAAAAATATGCTACAATAGCGGCTTACAAACAAAAAAATTAAATTTAAACACAGACTAACATCATGATACAAGTTACTAATTTAACCAAAAGATATAATTTAAACGCAACGGTTTTAAACATCAACAATCTTGAAATTCCAAAAGGACAAAGCTTTGGATTAGTGGGGAATAACGGGGCTGGGAAAACTACTTTTTTCAGTTTATTATTAGATTTAATTCAGCCAAGTTCTGGGCATATCATTAACAACGATGTTCAAGTAAATACAAGCGAGGCATGGAAACCCTTTACGGCTGCCTTTATTGATGAGAGTTTTTTGATTGGTTATTTAACGGCTGAAGAATACTTTTATTTCATAGGCGATTTAAGAGGTCAGAACAAAGCCGATGTCGATGCTTTATTGGAGAAACACAATGAGTTTTTTAACGGAGAAATTTTAAACAGCAAGAAATACTTAAGAGATTTATCCAAAGGGAATATGAAAAAAGTGGGGATTATAGCCGCTTTGATTGGAAATCCTCAGGTTATTATTTTAGACGAACCGTTTGCTAATTTAGACCCCACCACAGTAAATCGATTAAAGAAGATTATTAAAGAATTAGCGGATAACCCGGAAGTAACGGTTTTGGTTTCTTCCCACGATTTGGTGCACACGGTTGAGGTTTGTAATAGGATAGTGGCACTTCATTTAGGAGAAGTAGTGAAAGACATTCAAACATCACCAGAAACTTTGAAAGAATTGGAAGCCTTTTTTGCAGTGTAGATTCTAGTGTTTATCAAGAATAGCGGTAAGTATTTATCAAATAAGGTAAAAACTTACCGCTAATTTTTTGCTATATCAAAAAGAAACGTATTTTTACCAGTTAGTTATACTATTTATGACTTATTTGCGTTATAACATTAAACGTTTTGCTTTGAAAACCAATACAATTAAAAATATCGTTTACTTGGTATTAGTGCTTTTATTTATAGCATGTTCGACCAAAAGAAACACCTTCCTTTCCAGAAATTCACATGCCTTAAGCACTAAAGACAACATATTGTATAATGGTGGAATCGCTATAGATAAAGGAATAGCTGAGGTAAAAAGTCAATATAATGATAACTTTTGGGAAATCCTTCCAGTAGAAAGAATGCAAATCACTGAGGATAACCTTGCACCGGGCAATACTAAAAATGCCAATTTTGATAGAGCAGAAACCAAAGCTACTAAAGCCATTCAAAAGCACTCTATGAACATTCAGGGTTCTGAAAAAAACCCACAAATGGATGAAGCGTACTTAATGCTTGGGAAGGCGAGGTATTATGATCAAAGATTTGTGCCAGCATTAGACGCATTCAATTATGTGTTAAATAAATCTCCAAAAAGCGATAAGATTTATATCGTAAAAATTTGGAGAGAAAAAACCAACATGCGATTAGATAATGATGCTTTGGCGGTAAATAACCTTAGAAAATTATTAAAGGAAATCAAATTTAAAGATCAAGTTTTTGCCGATGCCAATGCAACTTTAGCACAAGCTTTCATTAATCTACAAGAAAAGGACAGTGCTGTAGCCAAACTTAAAATAGCCAAAAAATTTACTAAGTTGAAAGAGGAAGAATCTCGATACAATTATATTTTAGGACAATTGTATGAACAACTAGGATACAAAGACAGTGCTTATGCTAGTTATCAATCGGTCATTGACATGCATAGAAAAGCAGCAAGACAATATGTTATCCACGCTCATGCTAGACAAGCTAGTCAATTTGACTATCAAAAAGGAGATACGATTGCGTTTTTAAAAAAATATGATGACTTGTTGAAAGATAGAGAAAACAGACCTTTTTTAGATGTATTGCATCACCAGCTGGCTATATTTCGTGAAAAAACAAACAACAGAGCATTAGCTGTAAAAGAATACAATAAATCCATAAGAAAGAAATCATCCGACACTTATCTTCTAGCGTCCAATTTCAGAAACTTAGCAGACATCTATTTTATAGAATCAAAATTTGTTACTGCGGGAAAATATTATGACAGTACTTTGGTTCAATTAAAACCAAGAACTCGGGAGTATAATTTGATTAAAAAGAAAAGAGAAAACTTAGATGATGTTATAAAATATGAAGGAATAGCTCAAGCGAATGATAGTATTATTACGCTTTATAACATGTCAAGTTCTGAAAAAACAGCCTACTTTGATAAGTATATCGTAAAACTTAAAAAAGAAGAAGAAGAAAAACAAAAAGTAGCTGACAAAGCGGCCCAAATCAAAGAAAACCAAGAAAGAAATGCAGGCGGCGGCAATGCAGGGGATATCAATTCTAAAGATGGCGTATCTTCAACTACTAGTAACTCTAAATCGGCGACTAATGGTAAAAACGATATAGCTTCTGCAGCAGATGGTTCTTTTTACTTTTATAATCCAACTACGGTTGCTTTTGGTAAAACAGAATTTACTAAAATTTGGGGCAAAAGAACGTTGCAAGATAATTGGAGAGTAGCCTCCCTAAACGACAAAATTAATAGTAAAGACAAAGATTCAGAAACAACAGATTCGGAAAAAGATAAAGATGCCAAAGACACTAAAGAGGTTGAGGAAAGATTTACACCTGATTTTTATATAAATCAAATCCCTAATTCACAAACCGTTATAGATAGTTTGGGTAAAGAAAGAAACTTTGCTAATTATCAACTGGGGGTTATTTATAAAGAAAAATTCAAAGAATATCAGTTAGCCATTAACCGATTTGAAAAAGTATTAGGAGGAAATCCTGAAGAAAGATTGGTCTTGCCATCCATGTATAATTTGTATAAGCTTTATGAGATTTTAGATAAAGAGAAAGCTGAAGCAATGAAAGCAAGTATCATCAATCAATATCCAGATTCTAGATATGCTCAAATTTTAAAAAACCCATCAGGCGAAATTCAAGAGTCTAGCGATTCTCCTATTGGAGTGTATCAGAACATTTATAAACAGTATCAAAAAGGCGATTATAAAGCGGTTTTAACAGCTACAAACAATGCCATTGACAAATTTGCTGGTGACGAAATTGTACCTAAATTCGAATTATTAAAAGCTAATTTAACTGGTAAATTGAATGGTCTTGCTGATTATAAAACAGCGTTAAATTATGTTGCCTTGAATTATCCTAATGTTGAGGAAGGGAAAAGAGCTGAAAAAATGATTGCGGTTGATTTGCCAAAACTAGAAGCCTTGCAATTGTCTAAGGACAATTCAAAAAATTGGAAAGTACTTTATAGTACTAAAGATTTTGAAGACGCACCCACAAAAACGCTTCGTGATAAAATCCAAAAATTCATTACCGATAGAAATTTAACTAAGCTCTCTGTTTCTTTGGATATATACACTATGACTGATAATTTTGTAGTAATACATGGTATGACTTCAGAAGATTTGGCCAATGGAGTAGCTACAGTTTTAAAAGAATTTAAAGAGTATAAAGTGCAACAAACACCAATAATTATCTCTACTGAAAATTATACGGTGGTACAAATAAAAAAGAATTTAGCGGATTATTTATCCGGAAATATACCAGCTAATGCAACGAAACCAAATTGGGACGGAACGGTAGAAAAAGCTACGCAACCACAGCAACCAAAACCACCAGTACAAAACAATAATAACTCAGAGCAAACAGAGCAATCTAAAGCCCAAGATATAAAAAATGGTGCGAAAATGAAAGATAATCCATCTGGAGGTGAACAATTTGACCCACCACCTTCACCAGGAGGTTTTGAAAAATCGGATAAAAAAGGATAGAAAGATGTTTGAGAAAAGTCCAAAATCGTATACAGATCTTTTAGGTAAAACCAATAGAATTGTAGAAGGAACTTCTATACATGGAGATATCATTTCTCCAGCTGATTTTCGTTTGGACGGCCATTTGATAGGCAATTTTCAATCCAAAGGAAAAATTGTTATCGGACCTGCGGGAAGTGTAAAAGGAGATATCATATGTAAAAATGCCGACATCGAGGGTAAGTTCGAAGGTAAAATTCAAGTCCAAGAAATTCTTAATATAAAATCCAAAGCCAGTATTCATGGTGAGGTAGTTTGTGGAAAACTTTCGGTTGAACCTGGAGCAGAGTTTAGCGCTTCCTGTATAATGAGACCTCACGTAAAAAACATGATTACCGATGGAAAATCAACAGAAGAACAAACAGCGTCGTAATAAATGGCTAGCACTCATTAACATTCCCATTCAAATGGGTGTTATTGTTTTTTTGTTTTCTCAATTGGGCCAGTGGCTTGATGGCAAATATCATAACCAACATAATATCTATGTCAAGATACTAACTTTAGTTGGTGTGGCTATTGCTTTTTATAACATAGCTCGCCAATTAAAAGAAATTAACAAATCAGAATAAGAATAATGAATTTTAAAAAATACTCCAACCTTTTTATCGTTTTAATTGCAGCAATAGTAGGGCTTATACTTCACAAAGGCCTTGCGTATTTTATTATTCCAAAGGAATTTGAAGACCAATTTATCTATTCAACTCCGCTGTTATATTTGCTTTTTATGCTCTTTTCTATGGTAATAGTTTTTATTCTGATGAAGGTCAAAGAGGTAATGATGAATTCGGTAGGCTATGCTTTTTTGGCATTCACCACTTTGAAGATGGCTATTGCATACTTACTTCTCAGACCAATCATCCATATCCATCTTCCAAAAACACCTACTGAAAAGATGAACTTTTTTGTTGTGTTTATTTACTTTTTGGCAATAGAAACCATTCTAACCATCAGAATTTTAAACAATAAGCAATAAATTGTTTTAGAATCAAGAATTCCATCAAAAAAAATAAAACATATACTTTTTAATATTAATTAAAAGTGTACTTTTGCACCAAATTTCAGAAATAAAATTTAGACAAAACATAGTTATGGTATTTTCGAAAAAATCATTCCTTTTTAGTATAGTAGCTTTTATTGCATTTTTACCTTCAGTAACATTGGCCAATTCACCTGAGGCAACATCTGAAAACAAAGAGTCTGTTGCTAAAGAAAGTCAAGACCCAAAAGCTGAAATAAGAGAACAAATTGATGAAGTAAAAAACCATCACG
The window above is part of the Flavobacterium sp. N1994 genome. Proteins encoded here:
- a CDS encoding DUF5687 family protein; protein product: MFKHFIKLEWKAFFRSASFATNLALKIVMGFVAAYFMVIFVAAGVGVFFLLKEDLHMEPLATVNKYLIYYLFGDLVIRYFFQKMPVTNIRPLLTLPIKRNTIVHFSLGKTIISFFNVLHVFFFLPFTIVLFTHGYGYQVIFWHLGIAGLIYTNNFVNVLINNKDSVFYSLLAVVVALGAAQYCHVFDITNYTQPFFQALYSTNYLFLLPLFLAALTYYFAFDSFKRDLNLDTGLAKKSDEAKTENLTWLNQFGTLGTFLKNDIKLLKRNKRSRTTVFMSFLFIFYGLLFFTNSVEAYNNPAMHVFAGIFVSGGFLFTFGQFVPSWDSSYYQLMMSQNISYRQYLTSKWWLMVIATIISTIIASFYLYFGWQTYMLIVVGAIYNIGVNSHLVLLGGAFVKTPIDLTMANKAFGDKQAFNVKTMLISIPKLLVPMILYAAGYYLFSANVGFLLVALAGVLGFALRDKVFSKIEKIYKTEKYATIAAYKQKN
- a CDS encoding ABC transporter ATP-binding protein, which translates into the protein MIQVTNLTKRYNLNATVLNINNLEIPKGQSFGLVGNNGAGKTTFFSLLLDLIQPSSGHIINNDVQVNTSEAWKPFTAAFIDESFLIGYLTAEEYFYFIGDLRGQNKADVDALLEKHNEFFNGEILNSKKYLRDLSKGNMKKVGIIAALIGNPQVIILDEPFANLDPTTVNRLKKIIKELADNPEVTVLVSSHDLVHTVEVCNRIVALHLGEVVKDIQTSPETLKELEAFFAV
- a CDS encoding AtpZ/AtpI family protein encodes the protein MENQQKNKQRRNKWLALINIPIQMGVIVFLFSQLGQWLDGKYHNQHNIYVKILTLVGVAIAFYNIARQLKEINKSE
- a CDS encoding bactofilin family protein, translated to MFEKSPKSYTDLLGKTNRIVEGTSIHGDIISPADFRLDGHLIGNFQSKGKIVIGPAGSVKGDIICKNADIEGKFEGKIQVQEILNIKSKASIHGEVVCGKLSVEPGAEFSASCIMRPHVKNMITDGKSTEEQTAS
- a CDS encoding tetratricopeptide repeat protein, which codes for MKTNTIKNIVYLVLVLLFIACSTKRNTFLSRNSHALSTKDNILYNGGIAIDKGIAEVKSQYNDNFWEILPVERMQITEDNLAPGNTKNANFDRAETKATKAIQKHSMNIQGSEKNPQMDEAYLMLGKARYYDQRFVPALDAFNYVLNKSPKSDKIYIVKIWREKTNMRLDNDALAVNNLRKLLKEIKFKDQVFADANATLAQAFINLQEKDSAVAKLKIAKKFTKLKEEESRYNYILGQLYEQLGYKDSAYASYQSVIDMHRKAARQYVIHAHARQASQFDYQKGDTIAFLKKYDDLLKDRENRPFLDVLHHQLAIFREKTNNRALAVKEYNKSIRKKSSDTYLLASNFRNLADIYFIESKFVTAGKYYDSTLVQLKPRTREYNLIKKKRENLDDVIKYEGIAQANDSIITLYNMSSSEKTAYFDKYIVKLKKEEEEKQKVADKAAQIKENQERNAGGGNAGDINSKDGVSSTTSNSKSATNGKNDIASAADGSFYFYNPTTVAFGKTEFTKIWGKRTLQDNWRVASLNDKINSKDKDSETTDSEKDKDAKDTKEVEERFTPDFYINQIPNSQTVIDSLGKERNFANYQLGVIYKEKFKEYQLAINRFEKVLGGNPEERLVLPSMYNLYKLYEILDKEKAEAMKASIINQYPDSRYAQILKNPSGEIQESSDSPIGVYQNIYKQYQKGDYKAVLTATNNAIDKFAGDEIVPKFELLKANLTGKLNGLADYKTALNYVALNYPNVEEGKRAEKMIAVDLPKLEALQLSKDNSKNWKVLYSTKDFEDAPTKTLRDKIQKFITDRNLTKLSVSLDIYTMTDNFVVIHGMTSEDLANGVATVLKEFKEYKVQQTPIIISTENYTVVQIKKNLADYLSGNIPANATKPNWDGTVEKATQPQQPKPPVQNNNNSEQTEQSKAQDIKNGAKMKDNPSGGEQFDPPPSPGGFEKSDKKG